One genomic segment of Chitinophaga sancti includes these proteins:
- a CDS encoding porin family protein, protein MKKVLLAAAGLLIACVSFGQTKWGIVAGPQFSSYTTKADNDSKKTSDLFTNVRAGITVDIPLAEEFYIGTGLLYSGKGGKDDGVKTNLSYLQVPVNFLFKPEVGTGKLNLGVGPYLAYGVAGNHKTTVGNADISVKAFDDEAGVTRLKRFDAGLGIVAGYELPVGLYLGLNADLGLINTYDNTDNGRSWHNTSFGVSVGYKF, encoded by the coding sequence ATGAAAAAAGTACTTTTAGCGGCCGCCGGGCTTCTGATTGCATGTGTATCTTTTGGGCAGACAAAATGGGGGATCGTTGCAGGACCTCAGTTCTCCAGTTATACGACCAAGGCTGATAATGATAGCAAAAAAACCAGTGACCTGTTTACAAATGTCAGGGCTGGTATTACTGTAGACATACCACTGGCAGAGGAATTTTATATCGGAACCGGTCTGCTTTACTCCGGCAAGGGTGGAAAGGATGACGGTGTTAAAACCAACTTATCTTATTTACAAGTGCCGGTAAATTTCCTCTTTAAACCTGAAGTAGGTACAGGAAAGCTGAACCTAGGTGTAGGCCCTTACCTTGCATACGGAGTAGCAGGCAACCATAAAACTACGGTTGGTAATGCAGATATATCTGTAAAAGCATTTGATGATGAAGCAGGAGTAACCAGGTTGAAAAGGTTTGATGCAGGTCTGGGTATCGTAGCAGGTTATGAACTGCCAGTAGGCTTGTACCTGGGTCTGAATGCAGACTTAGGTCTCATAAATACATATGACAATACAGACAATGGCCGAAGCTGGCATAATACCTCCTTCGGTGTTTCAGTAGGGTATAAATTTTAA
- a CDS encoding porin family protein, which produces MKAQVSFGLNVGVNQSWMQFRDPAGHSAEENKPLTRFNADLLVTVPLINGLYVEPAIRYITKGANLTAGGDGEYTRRLEVHYLEIPVNFTYKIPASFGRLTIGAGPYTAYGLNGNNRIQVYNAGNVVSTTDYSVAFSGSGNKGIYPGTRLNRWDVGAQVSAGVEFNNLLIVGVHYSRGIRNLDLSGNSTIRNNSVGVSLGILLSREDY; this is translated from the coding sequence TTGAAGGCACAGGTTAGTTTTGGTCTGAATGTGGGTGTCAATCAATCCTGGATGCAGTTCAGGGATCCCGCCGGTCATTCTGCCGAAGAGAATAAACCGCTCACAAGATTTAATGCTGATCTGTTGGTAACAGTACCGCTGATAAACGGGTTGTATGTAGAGCCAGCTATCCGGTATATTACAAAAGGCGCCAACCTGACTGCCGGTGGAGATGGAGAATACACCCGCAGGCTGGAAGTGCATTACCTGGAAATACCCGTCAATTTTACATATAAAATACCTGCATCATTTGGCCGGCTTACGATTGGGGCAGGGCCATACACTGCTTATGGTTTAAATGGGAATAACCGGATCCAGGTATATAATGCAGGAAATGTAGTAAGCACCACCGATTATAGTGTTGCCTTCAGCGGCAGCGGGAATAAAGGTATTTATCCCGGCACGCGGCTGAATCGCTGGGATGTGGGGGCGCAGGTCTCGGCAGGTGTTGAGTTTAATAACCTGCTGATAGTTGGGGTGCACTATAGTAGGGGAATCCGTAACCTGGACCTGTCCGGCAACAGTACGATCCGCAATAATAGTGTAGGGGTGAGCCTTGGAATTTTGTTGAGCAGAGAAGATTATTAA
- the metF gene encoding methylenetetrahydrofolate reductase [NAD(P)H] has protein sequence MKVTEHIAQAKDTLISFEILPPLKGKSIESIYDHLDPLMAFKPAFINVTYHRSEHMFKKRSDGSFEKVEIRKRPGTVAICAAVMNHYNVDAVPHLICGGFSREETENALIDLNFLGVDNVLVLRGDAPKNEPAFEPEPHGHRYAEELLHQVVNMNNGMYLEEDLQGGVKTKFCIGVAGYPEKHFEAPNLATDMNYLKRKVENGADYIITQMFFDNQKYFDFVKKCREMGITVPIIPGLKPMTTRKQLTVLPRAFHVDIPNDLANEILKCKTDKDVELVGTEWLIQQSKELKEFGAPVLHYYTLGKPEVIRKVVDAVV, from the coding sequence ATGAAAGTAACTGAACATATTGCACAGGCAAAGGATACATTGATCTCTTTCGAGATCCTTCCCCCACTCAAAGGGAAGAGCATAGAGTCTATTTACGATCATCTGGACCCCCTGATGGCATTCAAACCTGCATTTATCAATGTTACCTATCATAGAAGTGAGCACATGTTCAAAAAGCGGTCGGATGGTTCCTTTGAAAAAGTAGAAATCCGCAAAAGACCCGGCACAGTAGCTATTTGTGCTGCCGTGATGAACCATTATAATGTAGATGCCGTTCCTCACCTGATCTGTGGTGGCTTTAGCCGTGAAGAAACAGAAAATGCCCTGATTGACCTCAATTTCCTCGGTGTAGACAATGTGCTCGTACTCCGTGGTGATGCCCCAAAAAACGAGCCGGCCTTCGAACCAGAACCGCATGGACACCGCTATGCAGAAGAACTACTGCACCAGGTAGTGAACATGAACAATGGTATGTACCTGGAAGAAGACCTGCAGGGTGGGGTGAAAACTAAATTCTGTATCGGCGTAGCCGGCTATCCGGAAAAACACTTCGAAGCACCCAACCTGGCTACAGATATGAACTACCTGAAGCGGAAAGTAGAAAATGGTGCCGATTATATCATTACCCAGATGTTTTTTGACAACCAGAAATATTTCGACTTTGTCAAAAAATGCAGAGAAATGGGCATCACTGTTCCCATTATTCCAGGATTGAAACCAATGACCACTCGCAAACAGTTAACAGTACTGCCAAGGGCGTTCCATGTAGATATCCCGAATGATCTGGCCAACGAAATCCTGAAATGTAAGACTGACAAGGATGTAGAACTGGTTGGTACCGAGTGGCTGATCCAGCAGTCTAAAGAACTGAAAGAATTTGGTGCACCGGTGTTACACTATTACACCCTGGGTAAACCAGAAGTGATCAGAAAAGTAGTAGATGCCGTAGTATAA
- the lptB gene encoding LPS export ABC transporter ATP-binding protein: MALKIHTDQLVKRYGQRTVVNNVSVEVTQGEIVGLLGPNGAGKTTTFYMVVGLIKPDEGQVFLDEVNITKLPMYKRAKMGIGYLPQEASVFRKLSVEDNISAVLEMTNLKKAEQKEKLESLLEEFRLTHVRKSPGDVLSGGERRRTEIARALAVDPKFILLDEPFAGIDPIAVEDIQSIVARLKYKNIGILITDHNVQETLSITDRAYLLFEGKILKAGSAEELAADEQVRKVYLGQNFILRRKNYLDEAAKQK; this comes from the coding sequence ATGGCATTAAAAATACATACAGATCAGTTGGTAAAGCGCTACGGTCAGAGAACTGTGGTCAACAACGTATCTGTTGAGGTTACTCAGGGAGAGATCGTTGGATTGCTGGGCCCGAATGGTGCCGGTAAGACAACTACGTTTTATATGGTCGTGGGCCTGATCAAGCCGGACGAGGGCCAGGTATTCCTGGACGAAGTCAACATCACCAAGCTGCCCATGTACAAAAGGGCCAAGATGGGGATAGGTTATCTTCCCCAGGAGGCATCTGTATTCCGTAAATTGAGTGTGGAAGACAATATCTCTGCGGTATTGGAAATGACTAACCTCAAGAAGGCAGAACAGAAGGAAAAACTCGAGAGTCTGCTGGAAGAGTTTCGTCTCACACACGTGCGTAAAAGCCCCGGCGACGTATTGAGCGGTGGTGAGCGCAGGCGTACAGAAATTGCACGCGCACTGGCGGTGGACCCTAAGTTTATCCTGCTGGATGAGCCTTTTGCAGGTATTGACCCAATTGCAGTAGAAGATATTCAATCTATCGTAGCCCGCCTTAAATATAAAAATATCGGCATTCTGATCACCGACCACAATGTACAGGAGACACTGTCCATCACTGACCGTGCCTATCTGCTATTTGAGGGTAAAATATTAAAAGCCGGATCAGCCGAAGAATTAGCTGCAGATGAACAGGTAAGGAAAGTGTATCTTGGACAGAATTTTATTTTACGTCGTAAAAATTACCTGGACGAAGCAGCTAAGCAAAAATAA
- a CDS encoding GH3 auxin-responsive promoter family protein: MRILSPAISQLARLRMGRIEYFMQYPLQVQQQVFQNLLSAAQYTEFGKQYGFSQIYKIEEFKQRVPIHNYDTLKPYIQRSMEGQQNILWNTPIKWFAKSSGTTADKSKFIPISVESLDECHYRAGRDVLSLYYNNYPESRLLTGKSLVIGGSHQVNKLDQESDSYFGDLSAVMLQNMPFYGNMIRTPDLSIALMDEWEEKIERMANAVIHENVTSIAGVPTWTMVLIKRIFEITGKDNLADIWPNLELYVHGGVSFTPYREQFKKLIRKPDMFYQETYNASEGFFAAQDVIGQEGLLLFLNHGIFYEFMPMEEVGKDQPQTLQLNEVEMGKNYALVISTNGGLWRYMVGDTVQFTSLSPFRVKVSGRTKSFINAFGEELIVENSDKAIAKACEATGAIVNDYTAAPIYFSEGEAGAHEWLLDFELIPDSVDHFIDVLDQTLKSINSDYEAKRHKDMALRRPVLHVLPKGTFTEWLKSKGKLGGQHKVPRLNNDRQHVEEILKFTGITGVI; the protein is encoded by the coding sequence ATGAGAATATTAAGTCCTGCAATATCACAACTGGCGCGTTTGCGCATGGGGCGCATAGAGTATTTTATGCAGTATCCCCTGCAGGTGCAGCAGCAGGTATTTCAAAACCTACTCAGTGCCGCTCAGTATACTGAGTTTGGTAAGCAATATGGATTCTCGCAGATCTATAAGATTGAAGAGTTTAAGCAAAGGGTACCTATCCATAACTACGATACCCTGAAGCCATATATTCAGCGTTCCATGGAAGGCCAGCAAAACATTTTGTGGAATACCCCTATAAAATGGTTTGCCAAATCCAGCGGTACAACTGCCGATAAGAGCAAGTTCATTCCTATTTCTGTAGAAAGCCTGGATGAATGTCACTATCGTGCAGGGAGAGATGTATTATCCCTTTATTATAATAATTATCCTGAGTCCAGGTTACTAACCGGCAAGTCACTGGTAATCGGTGGTAGTCACCAGGTGAATAAACTGGATCAGGAGAGCGATTCTTACTTTGGTGACCTGAGCGCCGTGATGCTCCAGAACATGCCCTTCTATGGCAATATGATCCGTACTCCGGATCTGTCTATTGCCCTGATGGATGAATGGGAAGAGAAGATCGAGCGCATGGCCAATGCCGTGATCCATGAGAATGTCACCTCTATAGCAGGGGTACCTACCTGGACCATGGTATTGATAAAAAGGATCTTTGAAATCACCGGTAAGGATAACCTGGCAGACATTTGGCCTAACCTGGAACTTTACGTTCACGGGGGGGTGAGTTTCACACCGTATCGTGAGCAGTTCAAAAAGCTGATCCGCAAGCCGGATATGTTCTACCAGGAAACCTACAATGCATCTGAAGGTTTCTTTGCCGCACAGGATGTGATCGGGCAGGAGGGGTTGCTGTTGTTCCTGAACCATGGTATCTTCTATGAGTTCATGCCGATGGAAGAAGTAGGAAAAGATCAACCACAGACACTGCAACTGAATGAAGTGGAAATGGGGAAAAACTATGCACTGGTGATTAGTACCAATGGTGGCTTATGGCGCTATATGGTGGGCGATACCGTGCAGTTTACCTCTCTGTCTCCATTCCGTGTGAAGGTGAGTGGTCGTACCAAATCATTTATCAATGCATTTGGTGAAGAATTGATTGTCGAGAATTCAGATAAGGCGATAGCCAAAGCTTGTGAAGCAACGGGCGCCATTGTAAATGATTACACAGCGGCTCCTATTTATTTTAGCGAAGGAGAAGCGGGGGCCCATGAATGGTTACTTGATTTTGAATTGATTCCAGATAGTGTAGATCACTTTATTGATGTATTGGATCAGACACTGAAATCTATCAATTCTGACTACGAAGCCAAGCGTCACAAAGATATGGCGCTGCGCAGACCAGTGCTGCATGTATTGCCAAAAGGCACTTTCACCGAATGGCTGAAGAGCAAAGGCAAACTGGGTGGTCAGCACAAAGTGCCCCGGTTGAATAACGACCGGCAGCATGTCGAAGAAATTTTAAAATTCACTGGTATCACTGGTGTGATATAA
- the fabG gene encoding 3-oxoacyl-[acyl-carrier-protein] reductase: MKLLENKVAIVTGASRGIGEAIAIKFAEEGANVAFTYLSSDEKAKALEQKLQGMGVKAKAYKSNAGVYEECETLIADVLKEFGAIDICVNNAGISKDNLLLRMSPDQWDDVMDINLKSVYNMTKHVIRPMMKAKSGSIINMSSIIGIKGNAGQSSYAASKAGIIGFTKSIAQELGSRNIRVNAVAPGFVETDMTHYLKEGTGAQAYIEKIPLGRFGSPEDIANVTLFLASNLSAYVTGQTISTCGGLNI; this comes from the coding sequence ATGAAATTACTGGAGAACAAAGTAGCTATCGTTACCGGGGCCAGCCGTGGTATTGGAGAAGCTATTGCAATCAAATTTGCAGAAGAGGGTGCAAATGTAGCTTTCACTTACCTGAGTTCTGATGAAAAAGCCAAAGCGCTTGAACAGAAGCTGCAAGGTATGGGTGTAAAGGCGAAAGCCTATAAGTCCAATGCCGGTGTTTACGAGGAATGCGAAACGTTAATTGCCGATGTACTGAAAGAGTTCGGCGCTATCGATATTTGTGTGAACAATGCAGGTATTTCTAAAGATAATCTGCTGCTGCGTATGAGTCCTGATCAGTGGGATGATGTAATGGACATCAACCTGAAGAGCGTGTATAACATGACTAAACATGTGATCCGCCCGATGATGAAGGCTAAGTCAGGTTCCATTATTAACATGAGTTCTATTATCGGTATCAAGGGTAATGCTGGTCAGAGTAGCTATGCTGCTTCCAAGGCTGGTATAATTGGTTTTACCAAGTCTATAGCACAGGAGCTGGGTAGCCGTAATATTCGTGTGAATGCGGTGGCGCCAGGTTTCGTAGAAACTGATATGACGCACTACCTGAAAGAAGGTACCGGTGCGCAGGCTTATATTGAGAAGATTCCGTTAGGTCGCTTTGGTAGTCCTGAGGATATTGCAAACGTGACGCTGTTCCTGGCTTCTAACCTGAGTGCTTATGTAACAGGTCAGACAATCAGCACCTGTGGTGGTTTGAATATCTAA
- a CDS encoding SMP-30/gluconolactonase/LRE family protein, giving the protein MKQLICLLLGLSATAQLKSQDLYQTKDLTKEQMFSVNIEGPHYDKSGYLYVVNFQKDGTIGRINTKDGSGEVFVNLPDSSVGNSIHYNSKGLMFLPDFINHNVLQVDPKTRKVSVYVHNDKFNQPNDLCINKKDQIYASDPNWKQSTGQIWRIDKGGKAVLLDANMGTTNGIELSPDEKTLYVNESVQRKIWKFDVDKAGNISNKQLFAEVPDFGFDGMKCDKAGNLYVARWGKGVIWVLSPAGKTIREIPLKGKQCSNLTFGGPDGKTVFVTLQDRKCVETFRVATPGKKY; this is encoded by the coding sequence ATGAAACAACTTATCTGTCTATTACTCGGTCTCTCCGCCACGGCACAGCTAAAAAGCCAGGATTTATACCAAACCAAAGATCTCACCAAAGAACAAATGTTCTCTGTAAACATCGAAGGCCCTCATTACGATAAATCTGGCTATCTCTATGTAGTCAACTTTCAGAAAGATGGAACCATTGGAAGGATCAATACCAAAGATGGTAGCGGCGAAGTCTTCGTCAACCTGCCAGATAGCAGTGTAGGCAATAGCATTCATTACAACAGCAAGGGACTGATGTTCCTGCCTGACTTCATTAATCACAACGTACTCCAGGTAGATCCCAAAACAAGGAAAGTCAGCGTATACGTGCACAATGACAAGTTCAATCAGCCCAATGATCTCTGCATAAACAAGAAAGATCAGATCTATGCTTCTGACCCGAACTGGAAACAATCCACCGGTCAGATCTGGCGCATCGACAAAGGCGGCAAAGCTGTACTGCTGGATGCAAACATGGGCACCACCAATGGTATAGAACTCAGCCCCGATGAAAAGACACTCTATGTCAACGAAAGCGTTCAACGCAAGATCTGGAAATTCGATGTAGACAAAGCCGGCAATATCAGTAACAAACAACTCTTTGCTGAAGTACCCGACTTTGGGTTTGACGGTATGAAATGCGACAAAGCTGGTAACCTGTACGTAGCCCGCTGGGGTAAAGGAGTGATCTGGGTATTATCTCCTGCCGGCAAAACCATCAGGGAAATCCCCCTGAAAGGCAAGCAATGCAGCAACCTCACCTTCGGTGGTCCGGATGGTAAAACAGTCTTCGTAACACTGCAGGATCGCAAGTGTGTAGAGACTTTCCGCGTAGCCACTCCCGGTAAAAAATACTAA
- a CDS encoding nucleoid-associated protein, with protein MIHVSEFKDLELLSIHKVGNASQEESLICSQEPLQLQDETISQLLLSYFIQPFTNAAEYFRFYHEADLQLNEIFQYCRRIFENRDNFHEQSVNIAKHLYKHSTHPKIKGGELYIAYFSKCQVDGEDVEAIGIFKSETRDTYLKVYLSNESYQVNYDDGININKLDKGCLVFNTEEEEGYKVSIIDSISKQNEAVYWKDSFLQVQRREDNYHQTELAVNMCKQFISEKLPSEYEMSRIDQVDLLNKSAAYFKEKEQFQMDDFAQEVLGHQDAIESFREYREQYQQDYKQEIPDEFDISAPAFKKQQKVFKSILKLDKNFHIYIHGNRELIERGFDESTNMYYYKLSFENES; from the coding sequence ATGATACATGTTTCTGAATTTAAAGACCTGGAGCTGCTATCGATCCACAAGGTGGGCAACGCCTCTCAGGAAGAGTCCCTGATCTGCTCCCAGGAGCCTTTGCAATTACAGGATGAGACCATCAGTCAGCTATTGTTGAGTTACTTTATCCAGCCATTTACGAATGCGGCAGAATACTTCCGCTTTTACCACGAGGCTGACCTTCAATTAAATGAGATTTTTCAATATTGCCGTCGTATATTTGAGAATCGGGACAATTTTCATGAGCAATCTGTAAATATAGCCAAGCATCTATATAAGCATTCCACGCATCCTAAAATCAAGGGTGGAGAGTTGTATATCGCTTATTTTAGCAAGTGTCAGGTGGATGGTGAGGATGTGGAAGCCATTGGTATTTTCAAATCTGAGACCAGAGATACCTATTTGAAAGTATACTTGTCCAACGAAAGCTACCAGGTAAATTACGACGATGGTATAAATATCAACAAGCTCGATAAAGGATGCCTTGTATTCAATACAGAAGAAGAAGAGGGATATAAAGTCAGCATAATAGATAGTATCAGCAAGCAGAATGAAGCTGTATACTGGAAAGACTCTTTCCTGCAGGTACAAAGGAGGGAAGACAATTATCATCAGACAGAGTTGGCAGTGAATATGTGTAAGCAATTCATCAGTGAAAAACTACCCAGTGAGTATGAAATGAGCAGGATAGATCAGGTAGATCTGCTCAACAAATCAGCAGCTTATTTTAAGGAAAAAGAGCAGTTCCAGATGGATGATTTCGCCCAGGAGGTGCTAGGGCATCAGGACGCCATCGAATCATTCAGAGAATACCGGGAGCAATATCAGCAGGATTACAAACAGGAGATACCTGATGAATTTGATATATCAGCACCAGCATTCAAGAAGCAGCAAAAAGTATTTAAGAGTATTCTGAAACTGGATAAAAACTTTCATATATACATACACGGTAACAGGGAATTGATTGAACGGGGCTTTGATGAATCTACGAATATGTATTACTATAAACTTTCGTTTGAGAATGAAAGTTAA
- a CDS encoding regulatory iron-sulfur-containing complex subunit RicT: MACAGCGTGAEGKPSGCKSNGGCSSGGCNRLNVFDWLANIPLSDSLAPFDIIEVSFNNGSRKDFFRNVTKQFLDKGEMVTVEGVSGFDVGQVSLTGELVKLQMKKRRIEDTPEVKKVLRRASNEDLHRMGENKTREKEALIKARAIARSIGLEMKLAEVEIQADGRKATFFYTADDRVDFRELIKLYAGEFRVKVEMRQIGARQEAGKVGGIGSCGRELCCSTWLSDFKSVNTTAARYQNLSINQAKLSGQCGRLKCCLNYELDTYLDALKDFPEDADSIETINGVATLQKRDIFKNLMWYAYGDSNKQYPLTISRVKEIRQLNKQNIRPDDLKPVEVVAGKPKETDLGFADVVGQISLRSLEKTAQKRKHKDKEKQKHKQQQQGAKPAEQPAQQQKPKQQAQPQQQQQPKPKQPQQQGPGKPQGPKPQQQQPKQQQQQQQQGKPQGPKPQPKPQQQGGGGGQQQPQNRPPKPKQKQQK; the protein is encoded by the coding sequence ATGGCTTGTGCCGGATGTGGTACAGGTGCAGAGGGAAAGCCGTCAGGATGCAAAAGTAATGGAGGTTGTAGTAGTGGTGGATGTAACCGACTAAATGTTTTTGACTGGCTGGCCAATATTCCCTTAAGTGATAGCTTAGCACCATTTGATATTATAGAGGTAAGTTTCAACAACGGAAGCAGGAAAGATTTCTTCCGAAACGTTACCAAACAATTCCTGGATAAGGGAGAAATGGTAACCGTAGAAGGAGTGAGTGGTTTTGATGTAGGCCAGGTAAGCCTCACCGGCGAACTGGTAAAGCTCCAGATGAAGAAAAGAAGGATAGAAGATACCCCTGAAGTAAAAAAAGTATTGCGTCGCGCCAGCAATGAAGATCTGCACAGAATGGGTGAAAACAAAACCCGCGAAAAAGAGGCCCTCATCAAAGCAAGAGCAATAGCCCGCAGTATAGGCCTCGAAATGAAACTCGCCGAGGTAGAAATTCAGGCCGATGGACGTAAAGCAACCTTCTTCTACACTGCCGATGACCGTGTTGACTTCCGTGAATTAATTAAGCTCTACGCCGGAGAATTCCGTGTCAAGGTGGAAATGCGCCAGATCGGCGCTCGCCAGGAAGCCGGTAAAGTAGGCGGTATTGGTAGCTGCGGCCGCGAATTGTGCTGCTCTACCTGGCTCTCTGACTTTAAGAGTGTGAATACCACTGCTGCCCGCTACCAGAACCTTTCCATCAATCAGGCAAAACTGTCCGGCCAGTGCGGACGTTTGAAATGCTGCCTGAACTACGAGCTCGATACTTACCTCGATGCACTTAAAGATTTCCCTGAAGATGCAGATAGCATTGAAACCATCAATGGCGTTGCAACCCTGCAGAAGAGGGATATTTTCAAAAACCTGATGTGGTATGCTTATGGCGACAGCAACAAGCAATACCCGCTTACCATCAGCCGCGTAAAAGAAATACGTCAGCTAAACAAGCAAAACATCAGACCTGATGACCTGAAACCAGTAGAAGTGGTAGCAGGTAAACCTAAAGAAACTGACCTCGGATTTGCAGACGTGGTAGGCCAGATCAGCCTCCGCTCACTGGAAAAAACAGCCCAGAAACGCAAACACAAGGACAAGGAAAAACAAAAACACAAACAACAGCAACAAGGGGCTAAACCGGCTGAACAACCTGCTCAACAGCAAAAGCCTAAACAACAGGCACAGCCACAGCAGCAACAGCAGCCAAAACCTAAACAGCCGCAACAACAAGGACCAGGTAAGCCACAAGGCCCTAAACCACAGCAGCAGCAGCCGAAACAACAGCAACAACAGCAGCAGCAAGGTAAACCACAGGGACCTAAACCACAGCCAAAGCCTCAACAACAAGGCGGCGGAGGTGGCCAGCAGCAGCCTCAAAACAGGCCGCCGAAACCTAAGCAAAAACAACAGAAATAA
- a CDS encoding glutathione peroxidase: protein MLKTLLISLLIFMKSSAIYDFKVDAVDGGKINFADYKGKKILIVNTASLCGNTPQYAELEKLYEKYKKNLVIIGFPANNFGSQEPGSNQQIQEFCTKKYAVTFPMAAKISVKGADIHPIYKWLLDQSKEKHFEPAEVQWNFQKYLLDEKGNLVAVFSPKTQPNAAEVIAAIEKKY from the coding sequence ATGTTAAAAACATTGCTCATCTCGTTGTTGATATTTATGAAAAGCAGCGCCATTTATGATTTTAAAGTGGATGCTGTAGATGGTGGTAAAATCAATTTTGCCGATTACAAAGGCAAGAAGATCCTGATCGTGAATACTGCTTCTCTTTGCGGAAACACTCCACAATATGCAGAACTGGAAAAACTGTATGAGAAGTACAAAAAGAACCTGGTGATCATTGGTTTCCCTGCTAACAATTTCGGTTCTCAGGAACCAGGCAGCAACCAGCAGATCCAGGAATTCTGTACTAAAAAATATGCAGTAACATTCCCGATGGCTGCCAAGATTTCTGTGAAAGGTGCGGACATACATCCCATCTATAAATGGCTGTTAGACCAAAGCAAGGAAAAACATTTTGAACCTGCTGAAGTACAATGGAATTTCCAGAAGTACCTGCTTGATGAAAAAGGAAATCTGGTAGCTGTGTTTTCACCAAAAACACAACCTAATGCTGCAGAAGTGATAGCTGCAATAGAGAAAAAATACTAA
- a CDS encoding ComF family protein, which yields MFTALLHLCFPHVCESCGNTLTHTEAFLCHQCTVQLPRTGFQHFTETPVEKLFYGRLQVQHALAAYYFSQASMLRKLVHKIKYRHKKKLTFYMGKQMGKILAQTNWINQITCIVPVPITKKREKFRGYNQSALLSAGIAAVINKPVLSHALKRVVFTASQTRKSRILRWQNVQHAFQLENPELLKDEHVLLIDDVITTGATTEACGKLFQQANIPFSICSLAYARH from the coding sequence ATGTTTACAGCATTACTCCATCTTTGTTTTCCCCATGTATGCGAGAGTTGTGGCAACACACTCACACATACTGAAGCATTCCTGTGTCATCAATGTACAGTACAGTTACCACGAACCGGCTTTCAGCACTTTACAGAGACCCCTGTAGAAAAATTATTCTATGGCCGATTGCAGGTACAGCACGCACTGGCTGCTTACTATTTTTCACAGGCATCCATGTTGCGTAAGCTGGTGCATAAAATAAAGTACCGGCACAAAAAGAAACTAACCTTCTACATGGGAAAGCAGATGGGAAAGATACTCGCACAGACCAACTGGATCAACCAGATTACCTGTATTGTGCCAGTACCTATCACTAAAAAGAGGGAGAAATTTCGAGGCTATAATCAGTCTGCTTTATTATCTGCGGGTATTGCAGCAGTGATCAACAAACCCGTATTATCACATGCACTGAAAAGAGTAGTATTTACCGCTTCGCAAACGAGGAAAAGCAGGATCCTCCGGTGGCAAAATGTACAACACGCTTTTCAACTGGAAAATCCTGAATTATTGAAAGATGAACATGTATTATTAATCGATGATGTGATCACCACAGGCGCTACCACTGAAGCTTGTGGAAAGCTCTTTCAACAGGCAAATATTCCGTTCAGCATTTGTTCCCTGGCATATGCACGTCATTAA